Genomic DNA from Harpia harpyja isolate bHarHar1 chromosome 13, bHarHar1 primary haplotype, whole genome shotgun sequence:
tacgtgacgtacttttaccactagcttctctatccgaacagcaatatcttgccacagtgcggccgcccagatgggtttacctctgcactgccagttcctcttcttccattgctgtagccacccccacagggcatttgccaccatccatgagtcagtatagagatagagcactggccacttctctctttcagcaatgtctaacgctacctggatggctttcacctctgcaaactgactcgattcaccttctccttcagcagtttctgcgacttgtcgtgtaggactccatacagcagccttccacctccgatgttttcccacaatgcgacaggacccatcagtgaacagggcatattgcctctcattttctggcagtttattatacagcggggcctcctcagcccgtgtcacctcctcctctggcgacattctaaaatctttgccttctggccagtccgtgatcacttccacaattcctgggcgactggggtttcctatgcgagctcgttgtgtgatcagtgcggcccacttactccacgtggcatcagttgcatgatgtgtagaggagactttccctttgaacatccagcccagcactggcagtcggggtgctaagaggagctgtgtttcagtaccaaccacttctgaggcggttcgaactccttcatatgctgccaatatctctttttcagttggagtatagcgagccttggatcctctgtatccccgactccaaaaccccaggggtcggcctcgggtctccccaggtgctttgtgccagaggctccaggtagggccattctccccagctgcactatagagcacatttttaacatcttgtcctgcccggactggcccaagagctactgcatgaacaatctcccacttaatttgttcaaaggcttgtcattgctcaggcccccatttaaaatcattcttcttccgggtaacttggtagagaggacttacaatttgactgtaatttggaatatgcattctccaaaagcccacaacacctaagaaagcctgtgtttcctttttattagtcggtggggacatagctgctattttgttgatcacatccatagggatctgacgacgcctgtcttgccattttactcctaagaactggatctcctgtgcaagtcccttgaccttactttcttttatggcaaaaccagccttcaaaaggattttgattattttcttccctttctcaaaaacttcttctgccatattgccccatacaatgatgtcatcaatgtattgcaggtgttctggagcttcacctttttccagtgcagcctggatcagtccatggcaaatagtggggctgtgtttccacccctggggcagtcgattccaggtgtactggacgcccctccaagtgaaagcaaactgtggcctgcactccgctgccaaaggaatggagaaaaatgcattagcaatgtcaattgtggcataccacttagctgcctttgattccagttcatattgaagctctaacatatctggcacagcagcgctcaacagtggcgtgacttcattcagcccacgataatctactgttagtctccattccccattagatttccgcacgggccatatgggactattaaaaggtgagtgagtcttgctgatcactccttggctctccagttggcaaatcagcttatggatggggatgagggagtctcggttggtgcgatattgccgccggtgcaccatcgtggtagcaattggcacgtgttgttcttcaaccttcagcaaccccgcaaccgaagggtcttgagagagaccaggcagggtagacagctgttcaatctcctccgtctccaatgcagctataccaaaggcccaacggtaccctttggggtccttgaaataccccctcctgagataatctataccaaggatgcacggggcctctgggccagttgcaatggggtgtttatgccactcattcccggttagactcatttcagcttccaatacggttagctcttgggatccccctgtcacaccagagatatagatgggttctgcccctttataactcgatggcattagggtgcattgtgcaccagtgtctgctagagccttatattcctgtgggtctgatgtgccaggccatcgaatccacactgtccagtagactcagttgtccctctcctccacctggctggaggcagggcccctctaatcctggttagaatatctgttactcacttttcgcacatgtgaatcagaagtcccttcaagaggatcagaaatggcatcagcccatctactgcatctggggcactgctcacgggaaactggagcagcagttttccaagaagaatcctcttttctggttgctttttctcgcaactcccgtacccgtgcatccaggactgaggtaggttttccatcccacttcctcatgtcctctccatggtcacacaggtaaaaccacaggttaccctgtcgtgtgtactttctctctcctctttcttgggcagaggaatgcttactcccaatagctgcaatgcgggcctgtacaggtggggaggaggacatatccactttgaattgctggaactctcgggacaattcctctacagccgagacacaggcccgtagggaggaagagagacttccttcgtattgccggagttggacagccaattcatccaccttttgtccatagccttctttccaggacattactgccaatgagttggcataggttggtggtgcacttcatagaaacttccgccacatcggttgtgtgcattggacttcacctggatctgtgggtgactgcgcattttctggatcattataaatcacctccagcacggctaattccctcaggtactggatacctctctccatggtggtccacttgccttggtgacatgtaacttcatccttgaaggggtatctttcctttacacctaacagaagtcgcctccagaggctgaggacttgtgtttttctcccaatcgccttgttgatgcccccttccctagacagagatcccaactacttggcttccttaccctctaattccacactactagccccattatcccagcatcggaggagccaggtaacaatgtgctcacctgggtggcggctaaaatcttttcacatgtcatgcaactcagggatagagattgggtaattatttcaggttctgcctcttcctcctgttctcgtgatgaccctggttcatctttatctctcactaagcgaactgatttctttgtgtgtttctttttctgtacaggggcgactgatactggcacaggttggttctctggtttagctgcagtatctgtcactggggttggggtagccacggtccctgttgccctgttttccatcttttccccctgagggtgctgcctaatatcgtagatactggccagggcccagcacagtgcagcgagttgcacgtctttggaatagccacagcatttttctttcaaatattctaccacttcatgagggttctgtagttgttcgggagtgaacttccaagccactggaggtgagaagtctagatacctgcccatatcctcccacatgccatgccacccatgaatatccagctttggggcagatctctgggtggtactcttaaagagcctttttgtagccctaaacaagacctgaaacatattcaggaggcatagcactaacagcacactggcttgtgcatcccaaggatattcaaaattctcaaaagctgttgtaattagtcggaaggagagaagggaggcgaacggacggggggaagtatccccccccaacttccccatggattgagtgtaattaccaataaaatccgatcgaagttgcccgaagtatggaaatgatatcactgcctcatacagataccagcttaacctcatgaccagtgatgtaatcatttcacaagtcgacattgcccagtacagcaaaatgataatcccaatcactctcccagaggtgagaaacgtaactacaggcaatacataaagcatataagaacttacaaaacgccaccatgtaaacaaatgaactaacattgtgactaacatctatttatctaatataagaaatgcatatgacaaatttgtttcaacatgctctggccagatctgtcgttatctcaacccttcgtgccccacgttgggtgccaaaaaggactgtcgtggtttcagcccagccggtaacaaaggaccacgcagccgctcgctcactcctcccgcccccctccggtgggatagggaggagacagaggagagaaaagaaaaaaaaacctggaacctcgagggttgagataagggcagtttactgggacaacacaaaaaaaaaggttacaacaacaacaacggtactaatgaaagaatatacaaaaagagtgatgcacagtgcaactgctcaccacctggaacccaacACTGCCACTTCCCCCACGGAAAGTGGAGagcgctccccatttatatatactgagcatgatgtcacatggtatggaatagctccttggctagttcaggtcagctgccctggctatgcccccccacctcccaggttcctgtaaaaattaactctatcccagctgaacccaggacagactTCGACCTGGATTTTGTAGCAGACACAGGCAGAACCTGCTATTTCTCTAGAGTGTGAAGCAAGAGATCCTACATCTCCCAGCTGATTCTCAAATCTTTCCGCTTGAGGATGTTCTTTAAGTCACCAACATCCTACTGCTCTGCTCCTAGCAAAAAAGGCTGGGAAGCTCAATCATAGGTCCTCTTGGTCCTGGTGTCTGCTCTACAGTACTGTCCTACAGAACCCAGTTAGAAATGATCCTAGCAGTGGTGACATCTCCACACCCTGATACTTAGCAGCCTCAGCTTAACTTCTTTGTTCCTCCTTtccactctctctctttctccccctgcTGCCCTTTACTGGGGTTCTATATCCCTGTGCATATTTGGACAGGGTCTTGCGTCCTCCTGTCCCTCATCTCTCTAGCTCCTCATCTCAACAGTCCTATTCTAGGCCTAAATTCTTCTTATGTTGACTGTCTGTATTCTTTATCTGGTACTTAGGTGGCCAACAACCAAACCTACAGCTGGAGTAACTTGACAGGATGGAGTGTATCTGTATGACTTCTCTCTGAAATATAGGGTGTAGAGCAAAGAATAAGGAATAGGGATTCCTGGGgccttttctgaattttacaGTTTGTATGGAGATGGAAACAGAAATTCTGTTGCCCTAATCCAGACCATTTGAAAAACCATGGAGGAAGGTACCATGATCAAAATTATTGATTTAGTGACCAGTACACAAAGGAGAGCTCTGCTTTCCCATTTTGAAGTTCAGTTGTCATGGTTTCTTCATGTCTTATTCTCAAAGCCTCTTCTGTTGACTGTATTCACAAGGCAAGTTTCTAAGTAGCAGCTCAGTCATGTTGATAAATCTGTCTTCTCACTTCCTCCTGGCTGCGCTCCACATTGCCTTTCCCCAGTTGCCTTTAAGAgctctttcttctcctgctgctctgccatAGCTTGCTTTCTTGCCATCCCTTTCTTAACTAGTTGTATACATAGATTTGGATCTCTTTCCTCCTACAGGTTCTTGCTCTGCCCCAAGGGAAACAACAAACTTTGTTACACTTACTGCCTTCTCTGTCTGCTCTGAACCAGGAGATAATTTGTTAGTGCACGTTTATTTATATGCACAGTTTGAAAGGAGTGACCATGTCCTCACTGCCATAATGGAAACGCTGCTGCTTTCAGgcaatttgttttgcttttgtattttaaactgtgTATTAATTAATCATCTCATGCAGTGCGAGACAAGGGCTGGGTTGGTCTGACTTACTCTTTATTGTTATTATCCTGACTCTTCAGTCTAATAACAGGTTGTTTAACTGGTTGTTACTGGGCTTGGATTCAGCTTGTTTCCTTGAGTTGACCAATTTGTGTAAATTGGATACCTCTGACAAAGGGATCCCAGCTTCAATTGGTGAGAAGAATTAGCATTCCAGCACTGAGCCACATGTGCTGGAGGGGCAGCATCCTGCAGAGAGCATGTAGGGGCCCTGCCCCATCCTGTAGCTGTGGGAGAACTTCCTACCCCACCTGGGGGAACAGAGTAGGGGACTCTGACACACAGACCCCTTTCTAGCCTGCTTGCATACACTGACACTGTCCTGAAAGGAGAGATATGAAGCAgtttgggggaaggaaaaaataatctaaaactgCTGCATCTCTTCTCTTGCACAGCTGGGCGTTTCTAAACTGTCACCTCTCCACAGTGCAGGGTGAGGGGCTCATTCTGTAAGCAGATATCCCCGGCAGTGGGACAGTCTCTCTTCCCTTATATAAGCAAAGAAATAGGCTGTGTTGTGCCTCACAGGTAATGAACTCCTCTTCTCATTACAGAAAGtcactggagagagagagaaacatccTAATGACCAAAGTGGACAACTATGGTAAGAGCTTCATTAAAAATGGTCCCTCTGGGCTGGATGGGATCAGTGCTGCAGCTTAGCTTCGTCTTCAAGCTCCTGCCACCTCTGACTTCTGCGTTTGAATTTAGGTTCAACCAAGGGGAGCTAGACTGAGGGAAACCTAGTCAGCATATTATAATAGGAGTCTAGCCTGCTTGAGCTGTGCTATCatagggtggaaaaaaaaagcatcagctaATGAGAGGGGAAAGATGCCTCTTTCACATACCCCAAATTACCAGTCTTAGATAATCTTAGCCAACAGATTGACTTGAGTGGCTTTTAAcatccctccctcttttttttttttttttttttcttttttaatagaggCTTGCTAAGCAAGCTGGCAAGTGCTGTCTAGAGTGTAGCAAAGTATACCTTCCTTGGGGAAGGTTCTCACTACATCAGtttctggggctgttcagcccaCAAGCACAGGGCTTCACACTGATGTGCTACCTGCAATTCCAGAGAGCCAGGGTCTTTCCTTGCTGCAAGTCCTGCTGTAGACAGTTAAAATGAGAGTCCCTCTGAGCTACCACACCTTTGACAGCAGTTTCATTCCACTAGGGATGCTGCTTTGCCTGTCTCTGGCTCCTGGTGTTGATCAGTGTGTTAACTGTTTAACAGCACTCTGCAGCAGTGCAAGCACCAGAGCTCACACAAGGGAAAGAAGCACAAGTGTTCTTTTAGGCCTGGAGAGTTGAAAGCTGGGATATGGCCAGCAAATTTGTAATTTTAACTCATTTAAAGGACTGTTTCCAGAAGACTAACAGTTATTTTAAGCAGATCCAAAGCAGTTCCCTAAGGGCCTACCACTAGAGACAGCAGAGGCATAAGACTCTGCACGTCACTGCCACCCTTTTACCAGCAGTCAGCTATTGCTGCTAGCATCAACAGAGCAATCTGACAGGCTGCTCAGACAGCAGCACCAGCCTCACCTAATGGTGATGGCTGCTTCTCCTCTAACAGAACAGACAGTGCATGTGCACAGTCTTTTTAGATCACTGCTGTGGCCTCTGATTAAATCTCTGCTTATTCCAGCTGACACTTGAGGCCATGAACTGCAGTTTCTGACAACAGCATTGCTTTCATCAGTTTAAGCTGGCACTGCTGTGCTTGGGGTTATATGACCTCTTGCCCCTACCACCTCCTCTGTAGCCTTGCAGATTCAAGCAGTTTGCTCTGTGGTTGCATGAGAATGCTTGTACTATGTGAAGAATGGGGGCAGAAAGAACAGCTAAAAGCCTCTTTTGATACCAGCACCAGTTTGGAAACCTGCAGCACCAGGGCATTCCTGCTGGAGGCTGCTAGTGCAAACTAGAGGCAGTAACTTGTGCAGTCACTGCAGCTGAATTCAGCAGCAAGAGCAGTCTGGCTCTGGAGACAGTCTGCACCCAACTTTAGCCTGCAGAATAACTATTGCTGTTTGGCCATGCAATGTGTAATGCTGTAGGCCTTGCTTCTTGCCTATACCATCCAGCAAAGTCTTGTGGAACAGAACTAGCAAGAATGGGGTTCTCATCTTTAGTAAAGCAAATGGAACAGAAATGGACATCCGTAGGACTCCATACTTTTGGTAGCCACTTCCTCCGCTCTGCATCCATGTTTCTTCTTTTGAAAACCAGGGCCAGAGAAAGTGACCTGTCTCTAAAAAGCTGCAGACTCCAACAGAATGACTGTCCAGGCTCAGACCTGTTCCACACTCATCCTTCTGCAGCACAAGGAAACACAGATTCTGCAACATTCAAAGGTGGCCACAGTTGTATTTAAGTAAATCTAAGCACTAGGAAAAGGTATCAGTTTGTTATGTCTAGAAGATAGTAGAAATAGCTCTCTTAACCTCTGTCGTCTTCATTCTCTTAGGGAACAAGCAATTATTCTAATGACCCATTCTGTCCTTAGTAAGGTCCTAGAACAAGGTCATTTGCAAACAGGAACTGGTCTGGCACTGAAGTATTTCCAAGCACAGCTACTGAGATTGACAGGATGAGAGTTAGCAAATGAAAGGGTTCCTGCTACTTTACTTCCTGTTCAGCACATCTTGTAATTGGCAGCTTTGCATACTGATCCCAAAAGAGTTGCTCATGGCCAAGGTAGCATTGTGCTTTTAAGACAGTTTTGAAAGGAGATGTAGCTCCAAGACAAAAGAACATTCACAGgcaaggcttttgtttgtttcccagaGAAAGAACTGAGCGTGCTTCGTAAGGAAAATCGCAAGAATGCTGCCCTTGCTGTGGCCATGGGGTTGCTGATTGCTTTTATTTACACCTGCTGGACAATGTGATTGCACTCAAGAATTCTCCCCGCTGACCAAATGACTCTCCTGCAAGGAGCTCTTCAACCTCTCACCACTGTGCCTCCCCCAAGGGTGAGGATCAGCATTTCAAATTGCTGTTCTTGTTTATCCTTTCCAAGCCTCATTGTAG
This window encodes:
- the CCDC167 gene encoding coiled-coil domain-containing protein 167, with protein sequence MGWRREGLSVAREIDGLEEKLARCRQSMEEVDLKLRREKLSLEGRKSLERERNILMTKVDNYEKELSVLRKENRKNAALAVAMGLLIAFIYTCWTM